Proteins encoded by one window of Aspergillus puulaauensis MK2 DNA, chromosome 4, nearly complete sequence:
- a CDS encoding zinc-dependent alcohol dehydrogenase (COG:Q;~EggNog:ENOG410PGFN;~InterPro:IPR013154,IPR013149,IPR002328,IPR036291, IPR011032,IPR020843;~PFAM:PF00107,PF08240;~go_function: GO:0008270 - zinc ion binding [Evidence IEA];~go_function: GO:0016491 - oxidoreductase activity [Evidence IEA];~go_process: GO:0055114 - oxidation-reduction process [Evidence IEA]), translated as MAAPDIPKKQKAAIYDNPGSVSTKIVELDVPEPSDNEVLINLTHSGVCHSDLGVMTNTWKILPFPTQPGQVGGHEGVGKVVKLGPRADAAGLKVGDRVGVKWISSACGHCAPCQDGADGLCFNQKVSGYYTPGTFQQYVLGPAQYVTPIPDDLSSEEAAPLLCAGVTVYAALKRSKAQPGQWVVISGAGGGLGHLAVQIASKGMGLRVIGVDHGSKEELVKSSGAEHFVDITKFPKDDKFEAISEHVKSLTTKGLGAHAVVVCTASNIAYAQSLLFLRYNGTMVCVGVPENELQAVATAYPGVFVGKHLNITGSAVGNRAEAIQTMEFASRGVIKTHFRTEKMEALTDVFKEMHEGKLQGRVVLDLS; from the exons ATGGCGGCTCCAGATATACctaagaagcagaaggctgCCATCTACGACAACCCAGGCTCTGTCTCTACTAAGATCGTCGAATTGGATGTCCCTGAGCCTAGTGATAATGAAGTCTTGATCAACCT CACTCACTCTGGCGTGTGCCACTCGGATTTGGGTGTTATGACCAACACA TGGAAGATCCTACCGTTCCCTACTCAACCCGGACAGGTCGGTGGCCACGAAGGTGTTGGAAAAGTGGTCAAGCTCGGTCCCCGCGCCGACGCAGCAGGACTGAAAGTGGGCGACAGAGTCGGAGTAAAGTGGATTTCCAGCGCCTGCGGTCACTGCG CCCCCTGTCAGGATGGCGCCGACGGCCTTTGCTTCAATCAAAAGGTTTCCGGATACTACACCCCAGGCACATTCCAGCAATACGTCCTAGGACCAGCCCAATACGTTACCCCAATCCCCGACGACCTCTCCTCAGAGGAAGCCGCACCCCTCCTCTGCGCCGGTGTAACCGTCTACGCCGCCCTCAAGCGCAGCAAGGCGCAGCCGGGGCAATGGGTCGTGATCTCCGGTGCGGGCGGCGGTCTAGGCCACCTGGCGGTCCAAATCGCAAGCAAGGGCATGGGCCTGCGCGTTATCGGCGTCGACCACGGCAGCAAGGAAGAGCTGGTTAAGTCCTCAGGCGCCGAGCACTTTGTCGACATCACCAAGTTCCCCAAGGACGACAAATTCGAGGCTATCTCCGAACACGTCAAGTCCCTTACGACCAAGGGTCTGGGCGCTcacgccgtcgtcgtctgcaCGGCTTCCAACATCGCATACGCCCAGAgtctgctcttcctccggTACAACGGGACGATGGTTTGCGTTGGTGTGCCCGAGAACGAACTTCAGGCTGTGGCCACGGCTTATCCTGGCGTGTTTGTTGGGAAGCATCTCAATATCACAGGTTCGGCGGTGGGTAACCGGGCGGAAGCGATTCAGACGATGGAGTTTGCGTCGCGCGGTGTGATCAAGACACATTTCCGcacggagaagatggaggccCTGACGGATGTTTTCAAGGAGATGCATGAGGGGAAGTTGCAGGGTCGTGTGGTTCTTGATCTTTCGTAG
- a CDS encoding uncharacterized protein (COG:S;~EggNog:ENOG410PM07;~InterPro:IPR006680,IPR032466;~PFAM:PF04909;~go_function: GO:0016787 - hydrolase activity [Evidence IEA]): MPTPIPIVDSHIHLFPESHLPTLTWYTPSNPGPLGSQHSVDQYQQATREAAAAAASAASTLRGFIFLETDRLSSVEESGAGAHGWSHALDEVSFLARIAAGKPVPGEGHRAEDRGLCLGIVPWAPVPGGPSALEKYMALVRERAEAEEAESDEVWSKIRGVRYLVQDKPAGVMLQPAFIEGLKWLGLHGLTFDLGVDARQGGIWQLEEAVEMMRRVYEGVQGRDKVTIVINHMCKPNLRLESTTTPVTTQPDFLQWKAQVTAMAQHPTAYMKLSGAFSELPPLSPDSDPDIVSLVEKLQPWTDVVFDAFGPERVMFGSDWPVCNVGGGGNQVTWSRWSRVVQGVLDQRGLDEDQRRRFWGEVAVKAYGVTI, from the exons ATGCCAACCCCCATCCCAATCGTGGACTCCCACATCCACCTCTTCCCCGAATCCCACCTCCCCACATTAACCTGGTATACACCCTCCAACCCCGGCCCCTTGGGCTCCCAGCACTCAGTCGACCAATACCAACAGGCAACAAGGGAagcggctgctgctgctgcttctgctgcttccacACTGCGCGGCTTTATATTCCTCGAGACAGACCGCCTCTCATCCGTTGAAGAATCAGGTGCCGGTGCACATGGCTGGTCCCACGCCCTAGATGAAGTCTCCTTTCTAGCCCGTATTGCCGCTGGAAAGCCCGTTCCGGGTGAAGGGCATAGAGCTGAGGATCGTGGCCTTTGTTTAGGGATTGTCCCGTGGGCGCCTGTGCCTGGTGGGCCGAGTGCGCTGGAGAAGTATATGGCGTTGGTAAGGGAGAGGgccgaggcggaggaggcggagtcGGATGAGGTATGGAGCAAGATCCGTGGGGTGCGGTATCTAGTGCAGGATAAACCGGCGGGTGTTATGCTGCAGCCGGCATTTATTGAAGGATTGAAGTGGTTGGGATTGCATGGTCTCACGTTTGAtcttggggttgatgcaAGACAGGGTGGGATTTGGCAGTTGGAGGAAGCGGttgagatgatgaggagggttTATGAGGGAGTCCAGGGGAGGGATAAAGTGACCATCGTGATCA ACCATATGTGTAAACCAAATCTCCGTCTCGAGTCTACTACTACTCCAGTCACCACGCAGCCTGACTTTCTGCAATGGAAGGCCCAGGTCACAGCCATGGCCCAGCATCCAACTGCATATATGAAGCTGTCTGGTGCGTTTTCTGAACTACCGCCTCTTTCCCCGGATTCCGACCCGGATATTGTGTCTCTCGTGGAGAAGCTCCAGCCGTGGACGGATGTCGTCTTCGATGCATTTGGGCCCGAGAGAGTAATGTTTGGCTCTGACTGGCCGGTCTGCAATGTGGGAGGGGGCGGAAACCAAGTCACCTGGAGCCGCTGGAGTCGTGTTGTTCAAGGTGTTTTGGATCAGAGAGGACTAGACGAAGACCAAAGGCGAAGGTTTTGGGGGGAGGTCGCCGTGAAGGCTTATGGGGTGACGATATGA
- a CDS encoding RNP domain protein (COG:A;~EggNog:ENOG410PJTU;~InterPro:IPR000504,IPR012677,IPR035979;~PFAM:PF00076;~TransMembrane:1 (i28-47o);~go_function: GO:0003676 - nucleic acid binding [Evidence IEA]), translated as MTRTPKPRTQGSSEPSLRRSRSQSHLQVILAFSPALSISVSPFLLIFNFPLSSRPMPAGDYDYDTDRAQRERSRSPRRRSRSPRRSRRSYSPRSRSRSRDRDDYRRSDRRSRSPMSATQGPSGGHSGSGYSGRGGSYPPPPRSFEDRAVAKEQMMQSVRDSSQQDRRVYVGNLSYDVKWHHLKDFMRQAGEVIFADVLLLPNGMSKGCGIVEYATREQAQNAVNTLSNQNLMNRLVYVREDREPEPRFSGGPSRGDFGGPGRGGFGYGGGGGGGGAGGGGRQLYVSNLPFNVGWQDLKDLFRQAAQQGTVIRADVHTDASGRPKGSGIVAFESPDDARNAIQQFNGYDWQGRPLEVREDRFAGSGPGTGRGGFGGGFGGRGGFGGRGGFGGRGGFGGGFRGGFGGGYGGPPTGPGFEPGPSAPPNPFTDFATSGGEKSAVIYVRNLPWSTCNDDLVDLFSTIGKVDRAEIQYEPNGRSRGTGVVQFDSPDTAETSIAKFTGYQYGGRPLGITFVKYVTPQGPGDVMDDEPTGGITQDQIM; from the exons ATGACCCGAACTCCGAAACCGCGTACCCAAGGTTCATCCGAACCATCTCTGCGTAGATCCAGGTCGCAGTCACACCTCCAAGTCATCCTAGCCTTTTCCCCCGCCCTATCCATTTCCGTTTCTCCCTttcttttaatctttaattttcCTCTTTCGTCGCGTCCAATGCCTGCCGGCGACTACGATTACGATACTGACCGCGCGCAGCGTGAGAGGTCCCGTTCCCCCCGTCGTCGATCTCGTAGCCCTCGACGAAGCCGCCGTTCGTATTCGCCACGCAGTCGATCTCGAAGCCGGGATCGTGACGATTATCGCCGCAGCGATCGccgttctcgttctcctATGAGTGCTACCCAAGGCCCTTCAGGAGGTCATTCAGGCTCGGGATATAGTGGACGTGGTGGTAGCTACCCGCCTCCGCCTAGGTCGTTTGAGGACCGTGCTGTCGCCAAAGAACAAATGATGCAATCCGTGCGCGATTCATCCCAGCAAGACCGCCGGGTCTATGTGGGAAACCTTTCCTACGATGTCAAATGGCATcatcttaaagattttatgAGACAGG CTGGAGAAGTTATCTTTGCCGACGTCTTGCTTCTTCCTAATGGAATGTCGAAG GGATGCGG GATTGTGGAATACGCAACGAGGGAGCAAGCACAAAATGCTGTCAACACGCTCAGTAACCAGAATCTGATGAACCGCCTGGTCTATGTCCGCGAG GATCGAGAGCCTGAGCCTCGTTTCTCGGGTGGTCCTTCTCGCGGAGACTTTGGTGGCCCCGGCCGTGGTGGATTCGGttacggcggcggcggcggcggtggtggtgccggCGGCGGTGGGAGACAGCTCTATGTATCCAAC CTCCCATTCAACGTTGGCTGGCAAGATTTGAAGGATCTTTTCCGCCAAGCAG CTCAGCAAGGTACCGTCATCCGCGCCGATGTCCATACCGACGCCTCTGGTCGCCCCAAGGGCTCTGGAATCGTTGCATTTGAGTCCCCCGACGACGCCCGCAACGCAATTCAACAATTCAACGGGTATGATTGGCAGGGACGCCCCCTTGAGGTTCGTGAAGACCGCTTTGCGGGTTCAGGACCTGGCACGGGTCgtggcggctttggcggtgGGTTtggcggccgtggcggtTTCGGTGGTCGCGGAGGCTTcggtggccgtggcggctttggcggtgGTTTCCGAGGAGGCTTTGGCGGTGGGTACGGTGGACCTCCCACTGGACCTGGCTTCGAGCCCGGCCCCTCGGCGCCCCCCAACCCATTCACCGACTTCGCTACCTCTGGAGGTGAAAAGAGCGCTGTGATCTATGTGCGCAAT CTGCCCTGGTCCACATGCAACGATGATTTGGTGGATCTATTCTCGACTATCGGCAAGGTCGACCGCGCCGAGATACAGTATGAGCCTAATGGCCGCTCTCGTGGCACTGGTGTAGTCCAGTTTGATAGTCCCGACACAGCAGAGACTTCAATCG CCAAGTTCACCGGCTATCAGTATGGCGGCCGCCCCCTTGGCATCACCTTTGTCAAGTACGTGACCCCTCAGGGTCCGGGCGATGTCATGGATGATGAGCCTACCGGCGGAATCACTCAGGACCAGATCATGTAA
- the COQ9 gene encoding uncharacterized protein (COG:S;~EggNog:ENOG410PNI5;~InterPro:IPR012762,IPR013718;~PFAM:PF08511;~go_function: GO:0008289 - lipid binding [Evidence IEA];~go_process: GO:0006744 - ubiquinone biosynthetic process [Evidence IEA]), protein MSRPLLRPLRSCRSPLLSSSRCSQKTFLPYITAPISRSQQHLRQPALPSHSPNHRAYHSHHHPDPPPHEYTNSQTTILSAALKHVPTLGFTRDALTLGARDTGFLDVSIQLLPRGEFDLILFWLASRRGLLRAAVEQKGLLAGSQFVSVEDKTKELIMERLRMNSDIRHQWQDALALMSMPSNIPLSLSELHALSSDILHLAGDTSVDASWYTKRLSVSAIYASAEVVMTRDSSPDLSATEAFVTRRVEDSKAIGDKLGGAKQCLGFMGTTAVGLGRSWGLKI, encoded by the exons ATGTCACGTCCACTTCTCCGGCCGCTGCGCTCCTGTCGCAGTCcacttctctcctcctcccgttGCTCTCAGAAAACATTCCTCCCATACATCACCGCCCCAATCTCCCGCAGCCAACAACACCTCCGTCAACCCGCGCTCCCATCCCATTCTCCTAACCACCGTGCCTACCACTCCCACCATCACCCCGACCCCCCGCCCCATGAATACACCAATTCGCAAACAACTATCCTCTCCGCTGCCCTGAAGCATGTCCCCACCCTCGGCTTCACCCGGGACGCCCTCACCCTCGGCGCCCGCGACACGGGCTTCCTAGACGtctccatccagctcctcccccGCGGCGAATTCGACCTCATCCTATTCTGGCTCGCCAGTCGACGAGGTCTCCTTCGCGCGGCCGTTGAACAGAAAGGTCTCCTAGCGGGATCTCAATTCGTCTCCGTTGAGGACAAGACCAAGGAATTGATCATGGAGCGGCTGCGGATGAACTCGGATATCCGGCATCAATGGCAAGAT GCTCTAGCGCTCATGTCCATGCCCTCAAACATCCCGCTCTCCCTCTCCGAACTGCACGCCCTCTCCTCGGATATCCTCCATCTAGCGGGCGACACCTCCGTCGATGCGTCCTGGTACACGAAGCGTCTCTCTGTTAGTGCGATATATGCCTCTGCGGAGGTGGTCATGACCCGGGACTCCAGCCCCGATCTCTCAGCCACAGAGGCGTTCGTTACTCGGCGGGTTGAGGATAGCAAAGCCATTGGGGATAAGCTCGGCGGTGCGAAGCAGTGCTTGGGGTTCATGGGGACGACGGCCGTAGGCCtggggaggagctgggggCTGAAGATCTGA
- a CDS encoding WD domain protein (COG:S;~EggNog:ENOG410PFUE;~InterPro:IPR015943,IPR001680,IPR036322,IPR017986;~go_function: GO:0005515 - protein binding [Evidence IEA]) — MGEELSEFEKQRLANIAERDALLKKLSLDAQSAGVFPPKMPRGTTGDQSKPKKKPAPKKVKTEESPLPRRTSSRLKGIAADSEVAKRKADEEYDRRQEEERVKRVRKSESFSFNDIFVSGQKLSGDALIGVDVVTKGVAVPYQRTFGEDDIKSTDDKDLKALRKEMNGLSLWEPWEPNRIKLTPERVYTMTFHPSEAKPLIFAGDKMGHLGILDASQEKPISALKNEDEDEDDEDPDPVLVTLKPHTRTISSMTIHPSKPTHLYTASYDSSIREMDLEKTSSVEKYAPESTSEDVPISGLDMTASDPNVIYWTTLDGAFGQYDMRTKRQSSAATWQLSEKKIGGFSLYQTHPHYFATASLDRTMRLWDLRKLSHTDPTPIGEHQSRLSVSHAAFNSAGQIATSSYDDTLKIYDFSPKGIATWKPGHALDDSKMKPDTVVRHNCQTGRWVTILRPQWQINPQSSIQRFCIGNMNRFVDIYSGSGDQLAQLGGDGITAVPAVAVFHRSKNWVAGGTASGKICLWM; from the exons ATGGGCGAAGAGCTCTCCGAATTCGAAAAGCAACGTCTTGCCAATATCGCAGAACGCGATGCGCTTCTCAAGAAGCTTAGCCTTGACGCGCAATCGGCGGGGGTCTTCCCCCCTAAGATGCCGAGAGGTACAACTGGTGATCAATCgaaaccgaagaagaagcctgcGCCGAAGAAAGTAAAGACGGAAGAGTCTCCACTACCTCGTCGCACATCTTCGCGATTGAAGGGAATCGCGGCGGATAGTGAGGTTGCGAAACGAAAGGCGGATGAGGAATATGATCGCaggcaggaggaggagagggtgaagagggtcCGGAAGTCAGAATCTTTCTCCTTCAATGATATATTCGTGTCGGGTCAGAAATTGTCTGGGGATGCATTGATTGGCGTGGATGTGGTCACCAAGGGAGTCGCAGTGCCCTACCAGCGAACATTCGGAGAAGATGACATCAAATCGACCGATGACAAGGATTTGAAGGCTCTCAGGAAAGAGATGAATGGGTTAAGCCTTTGGGAACCCTGGGAACCTAACC GTATCAAGCTCACACCCGAAAGAGTATACACCATGACGTTCCACCCATCGGAGGCCAAGCCGTTGATATTTGCCGGAGATAAAATGGGCCATCTCGGGATCCTCGACGCCTCTCAGGAGAAGCCAATCTCCGCCCTAAagaatgaagacgaagacgaagacgacgaagacccagacccagtgCTTGTTACACTTAAACCTCACACGCGAACCATCAGCTCAATGACAATCCATCCCTCGAAACCCACACACCTTTACACTGCTAGCTACGACAGCTCCATCCGCGAGATGGACCTTGAGAAGACTTCATCGGTTGAAAAGTACGCACCGGAGTCTACATCAGAAGACGTCCCCATTTCCGGCCTTGACATGACCGCCTCAGATCCCAATGTAATATACTGGACCACCCTAGATGGCGCATTTGGCCAATACGACATGCGCACCAAGCGACAAAGCTCTGCTGCTACCTGGCAACTGTCAGAGAAGAAAATCGGTGGCTTTTCTCTCTACCAAACACACCCCCACTACTTTGCAACAGCCAGTCTCGACCGCACCATGCGCCTCTGGGACCTCCGCAAGCTATCTCATACCGATCCCACCCCTATCGGCGAACACCAAAGTCGCCTGTCAGTCTCACATGCAGCCTTTAACAGCGCGGGACAAATAGCAACGTCTTCCTATGACGATACGCTCAAAATTTACGACTTTAGCCCCAAGGGAATTGCCACATGGAAACCAGGACACGCCCTTGACGACTCCAAGATGAAACCCGATACTGTTGTACGGCATAACTGCCAAACTGGACGATGGGTTACCAT TCTGCGCCCTCAATGGCAAATTAACCCACAGTCATCCATCCAACGGTTCTGCATTGGAAACATGAACCGCTTTGTTGATATTTACAGCGGCTCAGGAGACCAGCTGGCACAGCTTGGAGGTGATGGTATTACAGCCGTCCCTGCTGTCGCTGTTTTCCACAGAAGCAAGAACTGGGTTGCGGGCGGAACGGCCAGTGGGAAGATCTGTTTGTGGATGTAG
- a CDS encoding uncharacterized protein (COG:S;~EggNog:ENOG410PP36;~InterPro:IPR043837,IPR040009;~PFAM:PF19189;~go_component: GO:0005739 - mitochondrion [Evidence IEA]): MRQVADAEMSIQRRIALAWLVQAQAQAARNSLAPFLYQTTTLAPIRPRSLSSPPLRCSSYSTSDTPNSPSAKPHNQSRNDHSSEPNDNKSCGTADHTEFSPPPSGKSFLRRKGASMAKQKRALDAKLDKKPVQKPKWKPRPKLTSHESRTLAELFSKLPSEKRQQVSPQESEESDAKVEAEAEADQIEAMKTEENEMSEISAIFDAVLRDAQKRKDRQAQLNDKHSAGESKVLDAKAQEDAIKTQNKIFHLPDTDEELAELLNKGEMTLANAIELVIARETTRINSILHAAVEEQIMPGKFWKLCQTHVFSMAQHLRREDEKTASGQAVQHSRKSKTPESPLKVPACVPIESVVVAVYPRVLRTAFALLNVHFPDSYLVNEFRTKVTSLGRESATLGLSAQLYNDMIYFHWRVTHDIAELVTLLREMELTGVNPTAGTITIINSIVEERQSDLKRRQRDKPSDQPWWDHPPNRKAFRQLTGEDTWGDGLLSRMTKLYKSKKLKKAVSDTFI, translated from the coding sequence ATGCGACAAGTCGCGGACGCAGAGATGAGCATACAGCGTCGCATAGCTTTGGCCTGGCTGGTTCAGGCCCAGGCACAAGCTGCTCGCAATTCTCTTGCGCCTTTCCTCTACCAAACAACGACTCTCGCCCCTATTAGACCTCGCTCGTTGAGCTCTCCGCCTCTTCGATGCTCAAGCTACTCGACCTCCGATACCCCCAACTCGCCTTCAGCCAAACCACATAACCAATCGCGAAATGACCACTCTTCCGAACCGAACGATAATAAATCATGCGGGACTGCAGATCATACCGAAttctcccctcctccctctgggAAGTCCTTCTTACGAAGAAAAGGTGCCTCTATGGCCAAGCAGAAGCGCGCTCTGGATGCGAAATTAGACAAGAAACCTGTACAAAAGCCAAAGTGGAAGCCGAGGCCAAAGTTGACCAGCCATGAGTCTCGCACGCTCGCGGAGCTCTTCTCGAAACTTCCATCTGAAAAGCGCCAACAAGTGTCGCCGCAAGAATCAGAAGAGTCGGACGCAAaggtggaggcggaggcagaggcagaccAGATAGAGGCAATGAAGACAGAGGAAAATGAAATGTCAGAGATCTCTGCCATCTTTGATGCCGTTTTGCGGGATGCGCAGAAGCGAAAGGATCGTCAGGCCCAACTCAACGACAAACACAGCGCAGGGGAAAGCAAAGTGTTAGATGCGAAGGCCCAGGAAGACGCAATAAAGACCCAGAACAAAATATTCCATCTACCCGACACCGATGAGGAGCTAGCGGAGCTCCTAAACAAAGGCGAGATGACACTGGCTAACGCAATTGAGCTGGTCATTGCGCGCGAAACTACGAGGATCAATTCCATTCTCCAcgctgctgttgaggagcAAATTATGCCAGGCAAGTTTTGGAAACTATGTCAGACACATGTTTTCTCCATGGCGCAACATCTGCGGCGTGAAGATGAGAAAACTGCGTCTGGTCAAGCAGTTCAGCACAGTCGCAAGTCCAAGACACCCGAATCTCCTCTCAAAGTCCCCGCGTGCGTCCCCATCGAATCAGTCGTGGTAGCAGTATACCCACGAGTTCTCCGTACCGCATTCGCCCTTCTCAACGTCCACTTCCCAGACTCATATCTAGTCAATGAGTTTAGGACAAAGGTCACCTCGTTGGGCCGCGAATCAGCCACCCTCGGTCTCTCAGCCCAACTATACAACGACATGATCTACTTTCACTGGCGCGTCACACATGATATCGCCGAATTAGTCACCCTCCTACGTGAAATGGAGCTCACGGGGGTCAACCCAACGGCGGGGACAATCACCATTATCAATTCAATTGTGGAAGAACGACAAAGTGATCTGAAGCGGCGGCAAAGGGATAAACCATCGGATCAGCCATGGTGGGATCACCCACCCAATCGCAAGGCTTTCCGCCAGTTAACTGGTGAGGATACTTGGGGGGATGGCTTGCTTTCTCGGATGACTAAATTATACAAAagcaagaagctgaagaaggccgTTAGTGATACATTCATTTAA